The Flammeovirga pectinis genomic interval ACAATCTATAATAGAAATCTATGCTTTTTCTAAAAATGAGATTATCATAACATTTACTGATACAGTTGGTCTTGAAAACATTGACTTAAAACCACTTGATTTTAGTGTAGATCAAGTCAGAAAAGAAAAAAATAAACTTTTTATATCAACAACAACTGCTCTAGAAAGTGGAAAACTGTATTCAATTGAAATTGATAATGTGATTTTTAAAGTCGACTATCAAGAAATTAATGTGACGATTTCTTCTTCAACGCATTTATCGACTTTAATTTTTGATGAGAAAATTAATATAACTCCACTTTTAATAACTAGTACTGAATTAGAGGTTCAGAATTATAAAATTGAAGAGAATAGTCTATATGTGTTTTTTACTAATCCCCTGATTAAAAATAAGGGTTATGATCTGTCTATAGTTGGACTAGAAAATTGTAAAGGCAAAAAATTACCAGTGTTAGATACTATACTTATTATCGACAATGAACTTCCGGTACTCTCTAATTGTGTATTAAAGTCTTCTAATTCATTATTGATAGAATGTTCTGAAGAGTTAATTAAGGATGATGTTTTATTACCAAATAGATATAAAATTGAAGGTTATAATGTAAGTAAAATATCGTATTTGAATAAGCAAATTTCATTGGTTTTTGATAGAGATTTTGAGCCTGAAAGCGAACTTGAAATTGAGGTTGAAAAAGGGTTAAGAGATCTAGCAGAAAATAAAAGTGAAACGACACTATTTAGGCTTACAACTCCTAAGAAAATAGGTGTTGGAGATCTTGTATTTAATGAGTTATTAATTGATCCATCTCCATCTGTAGGATTACCAAATTCTGAAGCCATTGAATTAAAGAATTTGAGTCAAGATACTTTATCATTAACACAGCTTAAATTATTAATAGACAATGATACTTTTAGACTTGAACATTTGTCGTTATTACCAAATGCATTTGTAATTCTTGTTGCTGCTAAAAACATTGATTTATGGAGCGAATATGATAATGTAATAGGAATAGAAAATTTGAGTATTTTAAAAAATGAAGGAGATACATTACAACTTTTATCTCTTGATAATAATTTAATAGTAGATGAAGTTTTTTATTCAAAAAAAACATATAAAGATAATACCAAAGCTGAAGGTGGTTATACCTTAGAAAAGATTGATCCTTGGTTTAATTGTACGTCTGAAATAAACTGGAAAGTTACCAACAGTTTAAGTGGAGGTACTTTAGGAATGGAAAATTCTGTGTTTGCACAATTAGAAGATATAGAACCACCGTTTATTACAAACATAAAAGTTATCAACAATGTTAGTATCCAAATTCTATTTAATGAACCTGTTTTCTTTGATTCTTTAAAAAGTACAATACAATGCTTAATAAATAATGTTGATAACCCTGTTAATAACTCATATTTTGTTGATAACTCAACATTGAATATTACTCTTAATGAGAATATTCCTTCTGGTGTGTTAGTAAATCTTACTGTTGGTAACTTCTATGATTGTTTCAATAATATCCAATTTTCTAGTACTGAAACGTTTTTTGTATCACCAAAAGTGAACTATCAACAGTTGTTGATAACTGAGTTGATGACTAATCATTCATCTATTACGGCTTTACCTACTTCTGAATACATAGAACTATACAATAACAGCGACTTACACCTTAATATTGGTGATTGTGTAATGTTATTGAATGGAGTGAAAATTGAACTACCAATAAATAGTATTAAACCAAGAGAGTATCTATTACTAACACCACTTGAACATGTTGATAACTTTCTAGAAAATGGTATTAATAGTGTTGGTATAAAATCTTGGAAGAATTTAAATAATACAGAAGGTGAGATAGTACTTTATAATAAGGAAAATGAAGAACTTCAAAGAATAAACTATACACCTTTTTATTATCAGGATAGAGAGAAAGCAAAAGGAGGATGGTCGTTAGAAATGATTGATATTCAAAGCTCTTGTGTTGGTAAAAAGAACTGGAGAGCATCAGAGGATAATAGAGGTGGTACACCAGCAGAAAAAAATTCCATAACTAGTTTTTTAGAAGATTATAGAGCACCAGAATTGATAGCGACATTTGCCGTAAATGATACTATATATCTTCAATTTGATGAAGACGTTTCACCATTATTATCAAAGAATAGTATAGTAAAATATAATGATGATATTATCCCTTTTAATCAATTAGAATGGCAGGGAGAAATGGTCTTTTTTATGGATGAAAAAAAAATAAATTCAGAGGTTGAAATTAGTATTGAAAATATCTCTGATTGCTTATTAAATATCAGTCTAATTCCTCAAAAAAAGCAGCTGATTAAATCACCAAAAGAAGTACAATTATCTTTATCAGAATTACTCTTCGATCCATCTATTCTTAATGAAGATTTTGTGGAAATTTATAATGCATCAAGTGGTTATATCAATTTAAAAGATTATAAAATTGGTAATATTAATAATGAAGGAATTTCTGATTTTAAAAAGTTATCCACAAAATCGTTATTTATGCCTCCTAAAACATGGTATGTTTTTACAAATAGTGTTGATAACTTATTGAATTTCTACCCATCAGCCATAAGTGATCATATTTTTGAATTAAAATTACCCACCTTTCCCAATCAAGAAGGAGGGGTTGTTTTAATGAACAATCACAATGAAATTTTAGAACGGTTTCTTTATAATGATAAAATGCATCAAGGGTATTTAAAAAATATTGAAGATGTTTCCTTAGAAAGAATAGATTATAATAAAGAGGCTAGTTTAGAAGATAATTGGACATCTGCTATTGAAAGTGTTGGTTTTGCTACACCTACAAAGAAGAATTCTAGAAATAACAAGGGTACGGCTCATGCCAATAATTTTGGTGGGTTAATAGTAAATACAACTTTAATTACAACCAATGGAGATGGAATAGATGATTATTTATTGATTGAAAATAATAATGAATTTCCTCTAAGAATATTTAGGTTAGAAGTATATAATGTTAGAGGGCAATTAATAACATCATTACGAACTAATTTTGAAATAGGTATGGGTGATGTAGTTAGATGGGATGGTAAAACAACTTCTGGAGAACGAGTGTATGGTAAGTTTCTTCTACTATTACTTGCTGAAAATAGGCAACATAGAATAGAAAAATTTACAAAAGTGATAAGTGTAGCTACTTGGAATTGACTTATTTAGGTGTTTTTTCTTTATTATTCAGAGATGTTATAGAATAAGATGCTTGTATTATTGTGTAGTATTATACAAAGTATTACTTTTGCGTTTCGATTTGGGATTACAGAATTAAGTAAAAAAATATTATAAGATGAAAAAAGATCTTCATCCTGAGTTCAGACCTGTGGTATTCCACGATCTGACTAGTAACGAGAAGTTCCTTATTGGTTCTACTGTTAAAACACAAGACACTATTGAATTTGAAGGTGAAACTCACCCATTATTCAAAGTCGAGATTTCTTCTGCATCTCACCCGTTCTATACTGGTAAGAAAGCTGCTATTTCAGCTGCAGGTAGAGTTGACCGTTTCAACAAAAAATACGGAAAGAAAGCATAAGTATTTGCTTTATTCTCAAAAGGCCACGATTTCAAATTTGGAATCGTGGTTTTTTTTATGCCCAAATTTTTTTCTCCTCTTTTTTTTAAAAATCTTTTTTTACCACAGAAGCATCTTTTTGTCCCACGAAGTCCATTTTGAAAACTGCACCTTTGTATTGTTCAATAAAAACAATTACAAAAAAATATAAATCTCTTCATTATGACAGTTTCAGAATTTTTACTAGGTAGATTAAACGAGTTAAACGTAAATAATTTATTTGGTATCCCAGGGGATTATGTATTACCATTTTTTGATGAGTTAATAGATAAAAAAACAGGAGTTAGCCACGTAAATAGTAGAAACGAATTAAATGCTACATACTCAGCAGATGGTTATTCAAGAATAAATGGTTTTGGTGCAGTAGCGGTAACATTTGGTGTAGGTTCATTAAGTACAGTAAATGCAGTTGCCGGAGCTTATGCAGATAATTCACCATTAGTAGTAATATGTGGAGCACCAGTAAGAAGTGTTTCTAAAACGATAGGTACCAAATTACTACATCACTTAGTAGATCAAGATTTTGATACCTCGATGAAAGTAATGGAAAATATAACATTAAGAACATTACGCGTATCATCTACAGAAACAGCAGCAGCAGAAATAGATGCATTATTAATCGATTCATTTATTCAGAAAAAGCCTGTTTATTTAGAAATACCATTTGATTTACAACAGGCAGAGTTGGATAATTACCCAACCACACCTTTAAATATTAATAAGAAAGTAACTAATACGGTTACGCTTAATAATGCAGTAGATCAGATTACAAAATTGATAGATAAGTCAGAAAGTATTTCCTCTTTAGTAGGACCTTTATTACAGAGAAATAATATGATTTTGACAACAGATAAAGTTATTTCTCATATTAATGCTTGTGTAGGAACTGTTTTTACGGGTAAGATATCGCATTTTGAAGATCACCCAAATGCAGTCGGCTTTTACCAAGGTAAAGTCTCAGAAGATTATACAAATAAGATGATTGAGAATGCTGATTTGAATATCACTTTTGGCGTTCAACATACAGAGTTTGATACAGGTGTATTTTCTGATAGTATCGGAGTAAATCAAGATGCTGTTCATATTTTAAATGATTGTGTCATCATTAATGGAGAGTATTATTTTGATGTTTATTTAAAAGATATCCTACCAGTTCTTGCTGAAAAAGTACAAGTTCTGACTCCAAAGAAATTAGAGATTGATGCATCTGCAAGGAAATTTGTCTTTGAAAGAAGAGATAAATTTGCACCTACAGATAACGATCTAACGATTGACAGAATGTATGTTCAATTTGCCAATTTCATGAATTCGGGAGATATTTTAGTAGGAGATACAGGAGGATATATTAATGCTTCTCAGGCAGGTTTGAAGAAAGATATTCAAATTCATGGTTGTGGAAACTGGGGTTCTTTGGGCGCAGGTTTTGGAATGAGTATCGGAGCTACTTTTGCTCATAGTGAGGATAGCACAGATAATGGTCAGGTAATAAGCATTACTGGAGATGGCGCCTTTTTAATGTCAGCACAAGAGCTTTCTACAATAATAGAGCATAAATTAGATGCGACATTAATTATTTTAGATAACTCTGGTTACGGAGCAGAGCGTCAGATTCACCCAGGTAAAGAGCGTTCTTACAACGATTTCTTACCATGGAAGTATGAACAATTAGCCGAGACATTTGGCGGAGAAGATGGTGTAACTACATCAAGTTATGTTGCTAAGACAGAAAATGATTTAGACAAAATATTTACAGAATTACGAGGTAAAAAAGGTGTTAATGTTGTTAGAGTAAAACTAGATCCATGGGATAGTGCATCTTTCAATGTAAAATTTAGTGAAGCATTACAACACTAAAATAACTATTTCTCAGTATTTGAAAGCGATCAGCAATGGTCGCTTTTTTTATTGGTCTCATAAATGGGTTTAAAACCCTGCACTTTCAGTGCAGAACTTTAGTATTTCGAAAAAATCTACTACATTCTGAGTATTATGACACAGGAGTATAGAAAAGGTCATCATACAGTGACTAGGTTGACCGTCCATATAGTTTTTGCGACTAAATATCGTTATCAAGTTCTAGAAGGAGATATTCAAAAACGATGTAGATCTCTTCTCATTCAAATTTGTGAAGTAGAAGGTATTGAGATCCTAAAAGGAGTTGTAAGTAAAGATCATGTTCATATCCACATAGAGTACCCTCCGACTAAAAGTCTTAGTGATATTTTGAAACGTATGAAAGGTCGAACTTCAAGGTTACTTCAACAAGAATATCCTAGTTTAGGAAAAAGGTATTGGGGTAAGCATTTTTGGGCAGGAGGTTACGGCGCTTGGAGTACAGGTAACATTACAGACGAAATGGTCAACGACTATTTAGAACATCATAGGAGCGATATGGACGATAATTCCAACTTCATGTTGGAATAAGAGGAAGTGAGCGTAGGACTTTCAGTCCTACCCCCCAAACCTCTGCACTTTCAGTGCAGAGTGGTTTAGTTTACATTAAATTTTTTGAAATAATTACTTGGAGTTTGCTCAAAGAATTTTTTCTCCTCTTTTTTTTAAAAATCTTTTTTTACCACAGAAGTATCTTTTTGTCCCACGAAGTCCATTTTGAAAACTGCACCTTTGTATTGTTCAATAAAAACAATTACAAAAAAAATATAAATCTCTTCATTATGACAGTTTCAGAATTTTTACTAGGCAGATTAAACGAGTTAAACGTAAATAATTTATTTGGTATCCCAGGGGATTATGTATTACCATTTTTTGATGAGTTAATAGATAAAAAAACAGGAGTTAGCCACGTAAATAGTAGAAACGAATTAAATGCTACATACTCAGCAGATGGTTATTCAAGAATAAATGGTTTTGGTGCAGTAGCGGTAACATTTGGTGTAGGTTCATTAAGTACAGTAAATGCAGTTGCCGGAGCTTATGCAGATAATTCACCATTAGTAGTAATATGTGGAGCACCGGTAAGAAGTGTTTCTAAAACGATAGGTACCAAATTACTACATCACTTAGTAGATCAAGATTTTGATACCTCGATGAAAGTAATGGAAAATATAACATTAAGAACATTACGCGTATCATCTACAGAAACAGCAACAGCAGAAATAGATGCATTATTAATCGATTCATTTATTCAGAAAAAGCCTGTTTATTTAGAAATACCATTTGACTTACAACAGGCAGAGTTGGATAATTACCCAACTACACCTTTAAATATTAATAAGAAAGTAACTAATACGGTTACGCTTAATAATGCAGTAGATCAGATTACAAAATTGATAGATAAGTCAGAAAGTATTTCCTCTTTAGTAGGACCTTTATTACAGAGAAATAATATGATTTTGACAACAGATAAAGTTATTTCTCATATCAATGCTTGTGTAGGAACTGTTTTTACGGGTAAGATCTCGCATTTTGAAGATCACCCAAATGCAGTCGGCTTTTACCAAGGTAAAGTCTCAGAAGATTATACAAATAAGATGATTGAGAATGCTGATTTGAATATCACTTTTGGTGTTCAACATACAGAATTTGATACAGGTGTATTTTCTGATAGTATCGGAGTAAATCAAGATGCTGTTCATATTTTAAATGATTGTGTCATCATTAATGGAGAGTATTATTTTGATGTTTATTTAAAAGATATCCTTCCAGTTCTTGCTGAAAAAGTACAAGTTTTGACTCCAAAGAAATTAGAGATTGATGCATCTGCAAGGAAATTTGTCTTTGAAAGAAGAGATAAATTTGCACCAACAGATAACGATCTAACGATTGACAGAATGTATGTTCAATTTGCCAATTTCATGAATTCGGGAGATATTTTAGTAGGAGATACAGGAGGATATATTAATGCTTCTCAGGCAGGTTTGAAGAAAGATATTCAAATTCATGGTTGTGGAAACTGGGGTTCTTTGGGCGCAGGTTTTGGAATGAGTATCGGAGCTACTTTTGCTCATAGTGAGGATAGTTCAGATAAAGGTCAGGTAATAAGCATTACTGGAGATGGCGCTTTTTTAATGTCAGCACAAGAGCTTTCTACAATAATAGAGCATAAATTAGATGCGACATTAATTATTTTAGATAACTCTGGTTATGGAGCAGAACGTCAGATTCACCCAGGTAAAGAGCGTTCTTATAACGATTTCTTACCATGGAAGTATGAACAATTAGCCGAGACATTTGGTGGAGAAGATGGTGTAACTACATCAAGTTATGTTGCTAAGACAGAAAATGATTTAGACAAAATATTTACAGAATTACGAGGTAAAAAAGGTGTTAATGTTGTTAGAGTAAAACTAGACCCATGGGATAGTGCATCTTTCAATGTAAAATTTAGTGAAGCATTACAACACTAAAATAACTATTTCTCGGTATTTGAAAGCGATCAGCAATGGTCGCTTTTTTTATTTTACATTAAATTTTTTGAAATAATTACTTGGGGTTTGCTCAAAGAATTTTTTCTTCTCTTTTCTTAAAAATCTTTTTTTACCACAGAAGCATCTTTTTGTCCCACGAAGTCCATTTTGAAAACTGCACCTTTGTATTGTTCAATAAAAACAATTACAAAAAAAATATAAATCTCTTCATTATGACAGTTTCAGAATTTTTACTAGGCAGATTAAACGAGTTAAACGTAAATAATTTATTTGGTATCCCAGGGGATTATGTATTACCATTTTTTGATGAGTTAATAGATAAAAAAACAGGAGTTAGCCACGTAAATAGTAGAAACGAATTAAATGCTACATACTCAGCAGATGGTTATTCAAGAATAAATGGTTTTGGTGCAGTAGCGGTAACATTTGGTGTAGGTTCATTAAGTACAGTAAATGCAGTTGCCGGAGCTTATGCAGATAATTCACCATTAGTAGTAATATGTGGAGCACCGGTAAGAAGTGTTTCTAAAACGATAGGTACCAAATTACTACATCACTTAGTAGATCAAGATTTTGATACCTCGATGAAAGTAATGGAAAATATAACATTAAGAACATTACGCGTATCATCTACAGAAACAGCAGCAGCAGAAATAGATGCATTATTAATCGATTCATTTATTCAGAAAAAGCCTGTTTATTTAGAAATACCATTTGATTTACAACAGGCAGAGTTGGATAATTACCCAACCACACCTTTAAATATTAATAAGAAAGTAACTAATACAGTTACACTTAATAATGCAGTAGATCAGATTACAAAATTGATAGAGAAGTCAGAAAGTATTTCCTCTTTAGTAGGACCTTTATTACAGAGAAATAATATGATTTTGACAACAGATAAAGTTATTTCTCATATTAATGCTTGTGTAGGAACTGTTTTTACGGGTAAGATCTCACATTTTGAAGATCACCCGAATGCAGTCGGCTTTTACCAAGGTAAAGTCTCAGAAGATTATACAAATAAGATGATTGAGAACGCTGATTTGAATATCACTTTTGGTGTTCAACATACAGAGTTTGATACAGGAGTATTTTCTGATAGTATCGGAGTAAATCAAGATGCTGTTCATATTTTAAATGATTGTGTCATCATTAATGGAGAGTATTATTTTGATGTTTATTTAAAAGATATTCTACCAGTTCTTGCTGAAAAAGTACAAGTTCTGACTCCAAAGAAATTAGAGATTGATGCATCTGCAAGGAAATTTGTCTTTGAAAGAAGAGATAAATTTGCACCAACAGATAACGATCTAACGATTGATAGAATGTATG includes:
- a CDS encoding thiamine pyrophosphate-binding protein gives rise to the protein MTVSEFLLGRLNELNVNNLFGIPGDYVLPFFDELIDKKTGVSHVNSRNELNATYSADGYSRINGFGAVAVTFGVGSLSTVNAVAGAYADNSPLVVICGAPVRSVSKTIGTKLLHHLVDQDFDTSMKVMENITLRTLRVSSTETATAEIDALLIDSFIQKKPVYLEIPFDLQQAELDNYPTTPLNINKKVTNTVTLNNAVDQITKLIDKSESISSLVGPLLQRNNMILTTDKVISHINACVGTVFTGKISHFEDHPNAVGFYQGKVSEDYTNKMIENADLNITFGVQHTEFDTGVFSDSIGVNQDAVHILNDCVIINGEYYFDVYLKDILPVLAEKVQVLTPKKLEIDASARKFVFERRDKFAPTDNDLTIDRMYVQFANFMNSGDILVGDTGGYINASQAGLKKDIQIHGCGNWGSLGAGFGMSIGATFAHSEDSSDKGQVISITGDGAFLMSAQELSTIIEHKLDATLIILDNSGYGAERQIHPGKERSYNDFLPWKYEQLAETFGGEDGVTTSSYVAKTENDLDKIFTELRGKKGVNVVRVKLDPWDSASFNVKFSEALQH
- a CDS encoding type B 50S ribosomal protein L31; amino-acid sequence: MKKDLHPEFRPVVFHDLTSNEKFLIGSTVKTQDTIEFEGETHPLFKVEISSASHPFYTGKKAAISAAGRVDRFNKKYGKKA
- a CDS encoding thiamine pyrophosphate-binding protein; the protein is MTVSEFLLGRLNELNVNNLFGIPGDYVLPFFDELIDKKTGVSHVNSRNELNATYSADGYSRINGFGAVAVTFGVGSLSTVNAVAGAYADNSPLVVICGAPVRSVSKTIGTKLLHHLVDQDFDTSMKVMENITLRTLRVSSTETAAAEIDALLIDSFIQKKPVYLEIPFDLQQAELDNYPTTPLNINKKVTNTVTLNNAVDQITKLIEKSESISSLVGPLLQRNNMILTTDKVISHINACVGTVFTGKISHFEDHPNAVGFYQGKVSEDYTNKMIENADLNITFGVQHTEFDTGVFSDSIGVNQDAVHILNDCVIINGEYYFDVYLKDILPVLAEKVQVLTPKKLEIDASARKFVFERRDKFAPTDNDLTIDRMYVQFANFMNSGDILVGDTGGYINASQAGLKKDIQIHGCGNWGSLGAGFGMSIGATFAHSEDSTDKGQVISITGDGAFLMSAQELSTIIEHKLDATLIILDNSGYGAERQIHPGKERSYNDFLPWKYEQLAETFGGEDGVTTSSYVAKTENDLDKIFTELRGKKGVNVVRVKLDPWDSASFNVKFSEALQH
- the tnpA gene encoding IS200/IS605 family transposase yields the protein MTQEYRKGHHTVTRLTVHIVFATKYRYQVLEGDIQKRCRSLLIQICEVEGIEILKGVVSKDHVHIHIEYPPTKSLSDILKRMKGRTSRLLQQEYPSLGKRYWGKHFWAGGYGAWSTGNITDEMVNDYLEHHRSDMDDNSNFMLE
- a CDS encoding thiamine pyrophosphate-binding protein translates to MTVSEFLLGRLNELNVNNLFGIPGDYVLPFFDELIDKKTGVSHVNSRNELNATYSADGYSRINGFGAVAVTFGVGSLSTVNAVAGAYADNSPLVVICGAPVRSVSKTIGTKLLHHLVDQDFDTSMKVMENITLRTLRVSSTETAAAEIDALLIDSFIQKKPVYLEIPFDLQQAELDNYPTTPLNINKKVTNTVTLNNAVDQITKLIDKSESISSLVGPLLQRNNMILTTDKVISHINACVGTVFTGKISHFEDHPNAVGFYQGKVSEDYTNKMIENADLNITFGVQHTEFDTGVFSDSIGVNQDAVHILNDCVIINGEYYFDVYLKDILPVLAEKVQVLTPKKLEIDASARKFVFERRDKFAPTDNDLTIDRMYVQFANFMNSGDILVGDTGGYINASQAGLKKDIQIHGCGNWGSLGAGFGMSIGATFAHSEDSTDNGQVISITGDGAFLMSAQELSTIIEHKLDATLIILDNSGYGAERQIHPGKERSYNDFLPWKYEQLAETFGGEDGVTTSSYVAKTENDLDKIFTELRGKKGVNVVRVKLDPWDSASFNVKFSEALQH